The Myxococcota bacterium genome has a segment encoding these proteins:
- a CDS encoding cytochrome c peroxidase, with translation MRGAAARTVAFARTFAFARTVAFARAFAFAGAIAFASALAPLAAAAHFGPLPVSLQGVPVPEVPGLVDGADPIVVDADAAVALGKALFWDVNVGSDGIACASCHFHAGADGRVKNALSPSGKDPGVPAPFFEASPGGAPRGPNYRLTPADFPFHQRSDPFNPVAPVTYASDDVASSSGSFGGAFEAVTPGVSDDACARQPDAQFQVSGVGTRRAMARNAPTVINAVFSYRQFWDGAASHVFNGSSAWGDRDANAGVWVETSPGVVAKQRLDLVNASLASQALGPPVSPIEMGCEARTLADVGRKLAPMAPLAVQKVHWSDSVLAPLAHSTPGHLREGLATTYGALIQQAFAPRYWAYAGAPAFGQPSGTDPTPYTQLEANFPMFFGLALQMYESTLVSDASPFDLSARDANGVPIDLSPSAQQGMDTFRTAHCNLCHIGPVFTSQAIATNAALVAADPLAFGNETFAVSTSTNVVTRMSVVGGFGFIDTGFASNGVTPNDADPGVGGLDPFGFPLSFAAQYLEHLAGHPAGVVDREVDDVRPCDLDLPIARDVATAHPAYFTQVEGVVAQSQGTAGCFDPTGAFVPTPAAAAAELQSPTNTKMRSAAPNSFKIPTLRNVELTGPYMHDGSMATLEQVIEFYTRGGNFETDGKHFGSVFPQVALRFDPALRQGLIDFLESLTDERVRFERAPFDHPEIWIPAGHRGDEIAVNAGHPLDASLAQDEYVYVPPVGADGRATPLPTFEELLAPGHAAPAAGPFATGALALALGAAGSLAARRRGAPRRPPGDAPPPR, from the coding sequence ATGCGCGGCGCGGCCGCGCGCACAGTCGCGTTCGCGCGCACATTCGCGTTCGCGCGCACAGTCGCGTTCGCGCGCGCATTCGCGTTCGCGGGCGCGATTGCCTTCGCGAGCGCGCTCGCGCCGCTCGCGGCCGCCGCGCACTTCGGCCCGCTCCCCGTCTCGCTCCAGGGCGTACCCGTGCCGGAGGTGCCGGGCCTCGTCGACGGCGCCGACCCGATCGTCGTCGACGCCGACGCCGCGGTCGCGCTCGGCAAGGCGCTCTTCTGGGACGTGAACGTCGGAAGCGACGGCATCGCATGCGCGTCGTGCCACTTCCACGCGGGCGCCGACGGGCGCGTGAAGAACGCACTGTCGCCGAGCGGCAAGGACCCGGGTGTGCCCGCGCCGTTCTTCGAGGCGTCGCCCGGCGGCGCGCCGCGCGGCCCGAACTACCGGCTCACGCCGGCCGACTTCCCGTTCCACCAGCGCAGCGACCCGTTCAACCCGGTCGCGCCCGTGACGTACGCCTCCGACGACGTCGCGTCGTCGTCGGGATCGTTCGGCGGCGCGTTCGAAGCGGTGACGCCCGGCGTCTCCGACGACGCCTGCGCGCGACAGCCCGACGCGCAGTTCCAGGTGAGCGGCGTCGGCACGCGCCGCGCGATGGCGCGCAATGCGCCGACCGTGATCAACGCCGTGTTCTCCTACCGGCAGTTCTGGGATGGCGCGGCGAGCCACGTCTTCAACGGGAGCAGCGCGTGGGGCGACCGCGACGCGAACGCCGGCGTCTGGGTCGAGACGAGCCCCGGCGTCGTCGCGAAGCAGCGGCTCGACCTCGTGAACGCGTCGCTCGCCTCGCAGGCGCTCGGGCCGCCCGTGAGCCCCATCGAGATGGGCTGCGAAGCGCGCACGCTCGCCGACGTCGGGCGCAAGCTCGCGCCGATGGCGCCGCTCGCCGTGCAGAAGGTGCACTGGAGCGACTCGGTGCTCGCGCCGCTCGCGCACAGCACGCCCGGCCACCTGCGCGAAGGCCTCGCGACGACCTACGGCGCGCTGATCCAGCAGGCCTTCGCGCCCCGCTACTGGGCGTACGCGGGCGCGCCCGCGTTCGGGCAGCCGAGCGGAACGGACCCGACGCCCTACACCCAGCTCGAGGCGAACTTCCCGATGTTCTTCGGGCTCGCCCTCCAGATGTACGAGTCGACGCTCGTGTCCGACGCGTCGCCGTTCGACCTGAGCGCGCGCGATGCGAACGGCGTTCCGATCGACCTGAGCCCCTCCGCGCAGCAGGGCATGGACACGTTCCGCACCGCGCACTGCAACCTGTGCCACATCGGGCCGGTCTTCACGTCGCAGGCGATCGCGACGAACGCGGCCCTCGTCGCCGCCGACCCGCTCGCGTTCGGCAACGAGACGTTCGCCGTCAGCACGAGCACGAACGTCGTCACCCGGATGTCCGTCGTCGGCGGCTTCGGCTTCATCGACACGGGCTTCGCGAGCAACGGCGTCACGCCGAACGACGCCGACCCGGGCGTCGGCGGCCTCGACCCGTTCGGCTTCCCGCTCTCGTTCGCGGCGCAGTACCTCGAGCACCTCGCGGGCCACCCGGCGGGCGTCGTCGACCGCGAGGTCGACGACGTGCGCCCGTGCGACCTCGACCTCCCGATCGCGCGCGACGTCGCGACGGCGCATCCGGCCTACTTCACGCAGGTCGAGGGCGTCGTGGCGCAGTCGCAGGGGACGGCGGGCTGCTTCGACCCGACGGGCGCCTTCGTGCCGACGCCCGCGGCGGCGGCGGCCGAGCTGCAGAGCCCGACGAACACGAAGATGCGGAGCGCGGCGCCGAACTCGTTCAAGATCCCGACGCTGCGCAACGTCGAGCTCACGGGCCCCTACATGCACGACGGCAGCATGGCGACGCTCGAGCAGGTGATCGAGTTCTACACGCGCGGCGGCAACTTCGAGACCGACGGCAAGCACTTCGGCAGCGTGTTCCCGCAGGTCGCGCTGCGCTTCGACCCGGCGCTGCGGCAGGGCCTGATCGACTTCCTCGAGAGCCTGACCGACGAGCGGGTGCGCTTCGAGCGCGCGCCCTTCGACCACCCCGAGATCTGGATCCCGGCCGGGCACCGGGGCGACGAGATCGCCGTGAATGCCGGCCACCCGCTCGACGCGAGCCTCGCGCAGGACGAGTACGTGTACGTGCCGCCCGTCGGCGCGGACGGCCGCGCGACGCCGCTCCCGACGTTCGAGGAGCTGCTCGCGCCCGGCCACGCGGCGCCTGCCGCCGGCCCGTTCGCGACGGGCGCGCTCGCACTCGCGCTCGGCGCCGCGGGCTCGCTCGCGGCGCGGCGGCGCGGCGCGCCGCGCCGCCCTCCCGGGGACGCCCCTCCTCCTCGTTAG
- a CDS encoding PEP-CTERM sorting domain-containing protein — protein MEAATGAATGVDRSAARAIGLAVAVAIGVTTGAAESRAIGAIAFSTWDGGGANAVVGVGGTATASGQGALAASMANNPALNGSAWAHTGAWWSVYLDAAPTVSISVTARDALQLAPGLAVWASGANEFDGGTTAFGGETSTAGFGTPHSFNAYGALGDAGTLWMQDGQGGNMLELLGYAISGPSVVGATGWGETILNGAHDLTPDDLFATSVGGSTGAGFAELVLSDVQAGWYSIYVGGTDAALSGGLFDLQVAVVPEPSTALLVGVGLLGLRVARKRG, from the coding sequence ATGGAAGCAGCAACGGGTGCAGCAACGGGTGTGGACAGGAGCGCGGCGCGCGCGATCGGCCTCGCGGTCGCGGTCGCGATCGGCGTCACGACGGGCGCGGCCGAGAGCCGCGCGATCGGCGCGATCGCGTTCTCGACGTGGGACGGTGGTGGCGCGAACGCGGTCGTGGGCGTCGGCGGCACGGCGACGGCGAGCGGCCAGGGCGCGCTCGCGGCGTCGATGGCGAACAACCCGGCGCTGAACGGCTCGGCGTGGGCGCACACGGGCGCGTGGTGGAGCGTCTACCTCGACGCCGCCCCCACGGTCTCGATCTCCGTCACCGCGCGCGACGCCCTGCAGCTCGCGCCCGGCCTCGCCGTGTGGGCGAGCGGCGCGAACGAGTTCGACGGCGGCACGACGGCCTTCGGCGGCGAGACGTCGACCGCGGGCTTCGGCACGCCGCACTCGTTCAACGCGTACGGCGCGCTCGGCGACGCGGGGACGCTCTGGATGCAGGACGGCCAGGGCGGCAACATGCTCGAGCTCCTCGGCTATGCGATCTCGGGCCCGTCCGTCGTCGGCGCGACGGGCTGGGGCGAGACGATCCTGAACGGCGCGCACGATCTGACGCCCGACGACCTGTTCGCGACGTCGGTCGGCGGCAGCACGGGCGCGGGCTTCGCCGAGCTCGTGCTCTCGGACGTGCAGGCGGGCTGGTACTCGATCTACGTCGGCGGAACGGACGCCGCGCTCTCGGGCGGCCTCTTCGACCTGCAGGTCGCCGTCGTGCCCGAGCCCTCGACCGCGCTGCTCGTGGGCGTCGGCCTGCTCGGGCTTCGCGTCGCGCGGAAGCGCGGGTGA
- a CDS encoding TlpA disulfide reductase family protein, whose amino-acid sequence MRATRRRARAFGARLAFGALLALASAPLAGARAADVGDVAPDCALVAIAPDAGGVAGAGGVAGAAGAAGVADAATGELRLSDLRGRVVWVDFWASWCPACAEAFPLLDSFQRAHRDRGLVVLGIGLDERLELALRFAAAHPVSFALARDAEGDACARAFDLVGMPESYVIDRAGVVRAVHRGFRPDEMRASLALVEALLRDDAAPRRDGGVAP is encoded by the coding sequence ATGCGCGCGACGCGCCGTCGCGCGCGCGCGTTCGGCGCCCGGCTCGCGTTCGGCGCCCTGCTCGCGCTCGCGTCCGCACCGCTCGCGGGCGCGCGCGCCGCCGACGTCGGCGACGTCGCGCCCGACTGCGCGCTCGTCGCGATCGCCCCCGACGCCGGAGGCGTCGCCGGCGCCGGAGGCGTCGCCGGCGCCGCGGGTGCCGCGGGCGTTGCCGACGCCGCAACCGGCGAGCTGCGGCTCTCGGACCTGCGCGGGCGCGTCGTCTGGGTCGACTTCTGGGCGTCGTGGTGCCCGGCGTGCGCCGAGGCCTTCCCGCTGCTCGACTCGTTCCAACGCGCCCATCGCGACCGGGGGCTCGTGGTGCTCGGCATCGGGCTCGACGAACGGCTCGAGCTCGCGCTGCGCTTCGCAGCGGCCCATCCCGTCTCGTTCGCGCTCGCGCGCGACGCCGAGGGCGACGCGTGCGCGCGCGCGTTCGACCTCGTCGGCATGCCCGAGTCGTACGTGATCGACCGCGCGGGCGTCGTGCGCGCCGTGCACCGCGGCTTCCGGCCCGACGAGATGCGCGCGTCGCTCGCGCTCGTCGAGGCCCTGCTGCGCGACGACGCCGCGCCGCGGCGCGACGGCGGAGTGGCCCCGTGA
- a CDS encoding DUF4266 domain-containing protein: protein MTPRRPRSASGAPRGRIALVAAAACASAALAGCASVAPWERGQLALPQMSPDPAPAARAYRDHVHATREAAMETEAAEGGGCGCY, encoded by the coding sequence GTGACGCCGCGCCGCCCGCGCTCGGCGAGCGGCGCACCGCGTGGGCGCATCGCACTCGTCGCCGCCGCGGCGTGCGCATCCGCCGCGCTCGCGGGCTGCGCGTCGGTCGCGCCGTGGGAGCGCGGGCAGCTCGCACTCCCGCAGATGAGCCCCGACCCCGCTCCCGCCGCGCGCGCCTACCGCGACCACGTCCACGCCACCCGCGAGGCCGCCATGGAGACCGAGGCGGCCGAAGGGGGAGGGTGTGGCTGTTATTAG
- a CDS encoding DUF3570 domain-containing protein — protein MWLLLGAPAPACGRGGCARRARSRASRPRARRAAPAPPRRGVEPSPAVRALTFAALALPSLATATRAAGDDGFEVQFGRYQEGERDTAGVDTRIDPLRAETISARWRWLLGDRVRLALDYLQDTWSGATPVTTAPRVVGGNRPRLDALGSASPMINGDLFLDARMRPLDVDPFGTVLGVDERLVHTLSTASPETRHAFGAKLGYEWDAAQLEVGGSASLEPDYRALSIAAEGRISFDRKATTLVAGASYTNGAIRARLDHDAQPYIDTSAFADAIDIEASTGFRTLRDERHDVGVHLGLSRVLTRSAFVEFEAAWVRASGYLASPYRVAQVAFVDPAQQALAPPGTSYAQVRALLERVPRERNRASLSARLVQHVAALDASARLAYRFYADDWGVRSHALEASLAQPLGAWLTVTPRVRYATQGEADFYTTWLVSQQAYRTVVLEPGTGNVLAIVPFDPALLPRHYSTDFRLSGYGTLSAGASAELALARGVRLVGDAAYYAHRGDWKLGGGGEASFADFDAWMFGLSLAFDGSVLRGVLDGVDTGGDVHGAMHAASHALALPAGVMAAHMLDDAGDVMVGLRTMHVRRGGDLLRGSREPTDAEVVAGGCGPGACRIAPDRMSMTGVMLELMAAPTSWLTLALMPRFVGKEMELRNLAGGAPDPHGSHGHATGGLGDADLLALVRVLDAGAHHVHAGLGVGIPLGSVRQELRRTHQLDRGLVHYAMQLGSGTWDLLPSVTYTSALGRAALGAQLRGVVRLEDENAVGYALGDVVEATAWASHPLTSWLSASARAAFRAQGDIRGAYDRLHDDAGPMDFPANYGGRFWDVGAGLAARAPSGLLAGQTLRIEWMHPVATHVNGYQLDRRGELSVAWSAQF, from the coding sequence GTGTGGCTGTTATTAGGCGCGCCTGCGCCCGCGTGCGGGCGTGGTGGCTGCGCGCGACGCGCGCGCTCGCGCGCGTCGAGGCCGCGCGCACGCCGCGCCGCGCCCGCGCCGCCGCGGCGCGGCGTCGAGCCGAGCCCGGCGGTCCGCGCGCTCACGTTCGCCGCGCTCGCGCTCCCGAGCCTCGCGACCGCGACGCGCGCGGCGGGCGACGATGGCTTCGAGGTGCAGTTCGGGCGCTACCAGGAGGGCGAACGCGACACGGCGGGCGTCGACACGCGCATCGACCCGCTGCGCGCGGAGACGATCTCGGCGCGCTGGCGCTGGCTGCTCGGCGATCGCGTGCGGCTCGCGCTCGACTACCTGCAGGACACGTGGTCGGGCGCGACGCCGGTGACGACGGCGCCGCGCGTCGTCGGCGGCAACCGGCCCCGGCTCGACGCGCTGGGCAGCGCTTCGCCGATGATCAACGGCGACCTCTTCCTCGACGCTCGCATGCGTCCGCTCGACGTCGACCCGTTCGGAACGGTGCTCGGCGTCGACGAGCGGCTCGTGCACACGCTGTCGACGGCGTCGCCGGAGACGCGCCACGCCTTCGGCGCGAAGCTCGGCTACGAGTGGGACGCGGCGCAGCTCGAGGTGGGCGGGAGCGCGTCGCTCGAGCCCGACTACCGCGCGCTCTCGATCGCGGCCGAGGGCCGCATCTCGTTCGATCGCAAGGCGACGACGCTCGTCGCCGGCGCGAGCTACACGAACGGCGCGATCCGCGCGCGGCTCGACCACGACGCGCAGCCGTACATCGACACGTCGGCCTTCGCCGACGCGATCGACATCGAGGCGTCGACGGGCTTTCGCACGCTGCGCGACGAGCGGCACGACGTCGGCGTGCACCTCGGGCTCTCGCGCGTGCTGACGCGCTCGGCGTTCGTCGAGTTCGAGGCCGCGTGGGTGCGCGCGTCCGGCTACCTCGCGAGCCCCTACCGCGTCGCGCAGGTGGCGTTCGTCGACCCGGCGCAGCAGGCGCTCGCGCCGCCCGGCACGTCCTACGCGCAGGTGCGCGCGCTGCTCGAGCGCGTCCCGCGCGAGCGCAACCGCGCGAGCCTGAGCGCGCGGCTCGTCCAGCACGTGGCCGCGCTCGACGCGTCGGCGCGGCTCGCCTATCGCTTCTACGCGGACGACTGGGGCGTGCGCTCGCACGCGCTCGAGGCGAGCCTCGCGCAGCCGCTCGGCGCGTGGCTCACCGTCACGCCGCGCGTTCGTTATGCGACGCAGGGCGAGGCCGACTTCTACACGACGTGGCTCGTGTCGCAGCAGGCCTACCGCACCGTCGTGCTCGAGCCCGGGACGGGCAACGTGCTCGCGATCGTCCCGTTCGATCCCGCGCTGCTCCCGCGCCACTACTCGACCGATTTCCGCCTCTCGGGCTACGGGACGCTCTCGGCCGGCGCGAGCGCCGAGCTCGCGCTCGCACGCGGCGTCCGCCTCGTCGGCGACGCCGCCTACTACGCGCACCGCGGCGACTGGAAGCTCGGCGGCGGCGGAGAGGCGTCCTTCGCCGACTTCGACGCCTGGATGTTCGGCCTCTCGCTCGCGTTCGACGGGAGCGTCCTGCGCGGTGTGCTCGACGGCGTCGATACCGGCGGCGACGTGCACGGCGCGATGCACGCCGCGTCGCACGCGCTCGCGCTTCCGGCCGGCGTGATGGCGGCGCACATGCTCGACGACGCCGGCGACGTGATGGTCGGGCTGCGCACGATGCACGTCCGCCGCGGCGGCGATCTGCTGCGCGGGTCGCGCGAGCCGACGGATGCCGAGGTGGTCGCGGGCGGATGCGGGCCGGGCGCCTGTCGCATCGCGCCCGACCGCATGTCGATGACGGGCGTGATGCTCGAGCTCATGGCGGCGCCGACGTCCTGGCTCACGCTCGCGCTGATGCCGCGCTTCGTCGGCAAGGAGATGGAGCTGCGCAACCTCGCGGGCGGCGCGCCCGACCCGCACGGCTCGCACGGGCACGCGACGGGCGGCCTCGGCGACGCCGACCTGCTCGCGCTCGTGCGCGTGCTCGACGCGGGCGCGCACCACGTGCACGCGGGCCTCGGCGTCGGCATCCCGCTCGGGAGCGTGCGGCAGGAGCTGCGCCGCACGCACCAGCTCGACCGCGGGCTCGTCCACTACGCCATGCAGCTCGGCAGCGGGACGTGGGACCTCCTGCCGAGCGTCACGTACACGAGCGCGCTCGGCCGCGCGGCGCTCGGCGCGCAGCTGCGCGGCGTCGTGCGGCTCGAGGACGAGAACGCCGTCGGCTACGCGCTCGGCGACGTCGTCGAGGCGACCGCGTGGGCGAGCCACCCGCTCACGTCGTGGCTCTCGGCCTCCGCGCGCGCGGCGTTCCGCGCGCAGGGCGACATCCGCGGCGCCTACGATCGGCTCCACGACGACGCGGGGCCGATGGACTTCCCGGCCAACTACGGCGGGCGCTTCTGGGACGTGGGCGCCGGGCTCGCGGCGCGCGCGCCGAGCGGGCTGCTCGCCGGCCAGACGCTGCGCATCGAGTGGATGCACCCGGTCGCCACGCACGTGAACGGCTATCAGCTCGACCGCAGGGGCGAGCTCTCGGTCGCCTGGAGCGCGCAGTTCTGA
- a CDS encoding FAD:protein FMN transferase, protein MAIAGRARPSDLHRAAFRAMGSPCEIQVFARRPEAARAALVAARADVELLEARYSRYRPDSIVAAINRAAAAGGAVDVDDETATLLDYAQACFAQSDGRFDVTSGVLRRAWRFDRGALPDAACIEALLPRVGWDRVDWRRPRLAFPVAGMEIDFGGIVKEYAVDRVLAQLLRARGVASAMVNLGGDVAVGGARPDGAPWRIGIRHPRDRDAVLATVALRAGALATSGDYERCLEVDGVRYGHILDPRSGWPVARMASVSVVADLCVVAGSVATIGMLADADGPAWLAASGLAHAWTDVDGEVGGALANAPPQRACAARAQRSGGR, encoded by the coding sequence ATGGCGATCGCCGGCCGCGCGCGTCCGTCCGACCTGCACCGCGCGGCGTTCCGCGCGATGGGCTCGCCGTGCGAGATCCAGGTCTTCGCGCGCCGTCCCGAGGCCGCGCGCGCGGCGCTCGTCGCCGCGCGCGCCGACGTCGAGCTGCTCGAGGCGCGCTATTCCCGCTACCGGCCCGACAGCATCGTCGCCGCGATCAACCGCGCGGCCGCGGCCGGAGGCGCCGTCGACGTCGACGACGAGACGGCGACGCTGCTCGACTACGCGCAGGCCTGCTTCGCGCAGAGCGACGGGCGCTTCGACGTCACCTCGGGCGTGCTCCGCCGCGCGTGGCGCTTCGATCGCGGCGCGCTGCCCGACGCGGCGTGCATCGAGGCGCTGCTGCCGCGCGTCGGCTGGGACCGCGTCGACTGGCGCCGGCCGCGGCTCGCGTTCCCGGTCGCGGGCATGGAGATCGACTTCGGCGGCATCGTGAAGGAGTACGCGGTCGATCGCGTGCTCGCGCAGCTCCTGCGCGCGCGCGGCGTCGCGAGCGCGATGGTCAACCTCGGCGGCGACGTCGCGGTCGGCGGCGCGCGCCCCGACGGCGCGCCGTGGCGCATCGGCATCCGCCACCCGCGCGATCGCGACGCCGTGCTGGCGACGGTCGCCCTGCGTGCCGGCGCGCTCGCGACGAGCGGCGACTACGAGCGCTGCCTCGAGGTCGACGGCGTTCGCTACGGCCACATCCTCGATCCGCGCAGCGGCTGGCCGGTCGCGCGCATGGCCTCGGTGAGCGTCGTCGCCGACCTGTGCGTCGTGGCGGGCAGCGTCGCCACGATCGGCATGCTCGCCGACGCCGACGGGCCGGCCTGGCTCGCCGCGTCGGGCCTCGCGCACGCGTGGACCGACGTCGACGGAGAGGTCGGCGGCGCGCTCGCGAACGCGCCGCCGCAGCGCGCGTGCGCGGCGCGCGCTCAGCGCTCGGGAGGCCGGTAG
- a CDS encoding response regulator: protein MRRLLVLEDDERLRGALVRALAKRGYEVEQAAELAALASVDGARLDGAIVDLALPDGSGIDAIRALSAANPALRIVVLTGYGSIASAVDAVRGGAVDYLTKPADVDQILAVLDPGAAAREPARALAPPSLGRVEWEHIQRVLHDCDGNVTRAAKALGIHRRTLQRKLAYRPPER, encoded by the coding sequence ATGAGGCGGCTGCTCGTGCTCGAGGACGACGAGCGGCTGCGCGGCGCGCTCGTGCGCGCGCTCGCGAAGCGCGGCTACGAGGTCGAGCAGGCGGCCGAGCTCGCCGCGCTCGCGAGCGTCGACGGCGCGCGGCTCGACGGCGCGATCGTCGACCTCGCCCTTCCCGACGGCTCGGGCATCGATGCGATCCGCGCGCTCTCCGCCGCGAACCCGGCGCTGCGCATCGTCGTGCTGACGGGGTACGGGAGCATCGCGTCGGCCGTCGACGCCGTGCGCGGCGGCGCGGTCGACTACCTGACGAAGCCCGCGGACGTCGACCAGATCCTCGCCGTCCTCGACCCGGGTGCGGCGGCCCGCGAGCCCGCGCGCGCGCTCGCGCCGCCGAGCCTCGGCCGCGTCGAGTGGGAGCACATCCAGCGCGTGCTGCACGATTGCGACGGCAACGTCACGCGCGCCGCGAAGGCGCTCGGCATCCACCGCCGCACGCTGCAGCGCAAGCTCGCCTACCGGCCTCCCGAGCGCTGA
- a CDS encoding HAMP domain-containing sensor histidine kinase yields MRATPSPSPLGDPRIVLPWLVGLRWVAAAGQAVGLLALDRLAPTPQVARVLWAVLVVTAGSNVALALAARRARRVSEAAIAGVLILDVAILTAALAATGGPENPFAILYVVHIAMAVATGGGAASWAVVACAVLGYAALFAWHAETHLWHREIALPFAFPGPAASAIRIHLAGMWAATAAAAVSITYFMRQILRAAASHRASLRDAERRLERTRHLASLATLAAGAAHELSSPLGAVAVLARELERDADASDIASVRADALEIREAVEHCRAILDRMRADAAEELRPVGGGATVDALEALVDRELGAAGERVVWRAAPETTVDASLPHLAQLVLPLVRNALQASDGERVDVHLAASTAGLRVEVTDRGVGMTPEELERAVEPFYTTKPPGAGMGLGLHLVRIVAEALGGRLALRSEPGRGTTAVLELPPAGAAGAVGPEARAR; encoded by the coding sequence ATGCGCGCCACGCCCTCGCCCTCCCCGCTCGGCGACCCGCGGATCGTCCTCCCCTGGCTGGTCGGGCTGCGCTGGGTCGCGGCCGCCGGCCAGGCCGTGGGCCTCCTCGCGCTCGACCGGCTCGCGCCGACGCCGCAGGTCGCGCGCGTGCTCTGGGCCGTGCTCGTCGTGACGGCCGGAAGCAACGTCGCGCTCGCCCTCGCCGCGCGCCGCGCGCGCCGCGTCTCCGAGGCCGCGATCGCGGGCGTCCTGATCCTCGACGTCGCGATCCTCACGGCCGCGCTCGCCGCGACCGGCGGGCCCGAGAACCCGTTCGCGATCCTGTACGTCGTGCACATCGCGATGGCGGTCGCGACGGGGGGCGGCGCGGCGTCGTGGGCCGTCGTCGCGTGCGCGGTGCTGGGATACGCGGCGCTCTTCGCGTGGCACGCCGAGACGCACCTGTGGCACCGCGAGATCGCGCTTCCCTTCGCGTTCCCGGGCCCCGCCGCGTCCGCGATCCGTATCCATCTCGCCGGCATGTGGGCCGCGACGGCTGCCGCGGCGGTGTCGATCACCTACTTCATGCGCCAGATCCTGCGCGCGGCGGCGTCGCACCGCGCGTCGCTGCGCGACGCGGAGCGGCGCCTCGAGCGCACGCGGCACCTCGCGTCGCTCGCGACGCTCGCGGCGGGCGCCGCGCACGAGCTGAGCTCGCCGCTCGGCGCGGTCGCCGTGCTCGCGCGCGAGCTCGAGCGCGACGCGGACGCGAGCGACATCGCGAGCGTGCGCGCGGACGCCCTCGAGATCCGCGAGGCGGTCGAGCACTGTCGCGCGATCCTCGACCGCATGCGCGCCGACGCCGCCGAGGAGCTGCGCCCCGTCGGCGGTGGCGCGACGGTCGATGCGCTCGAGGCCCTCGTCGATCGCGAGCTCGGTGCGGCGGGCGAGCGCGTCGTCTGGCGCGCCGCGCCCGAGACGACCGTCGACGCGAGCCTCCCGCACCTCGCGCAGCTCGTGCTGCCGCTCGTGCGCAACGCGCTGCAGGCGTCGGACGGCGAGAGGGTCGACGTGCACCTCGCGGCCTCGACGGCGGGGCTGCGCGTCGAGGTCACCGACCGCGGCGTCGGCATGACGCCCGAGGAGCTCGAACGCGCGGTCGAGCCCTTCTACACGACGAAGCCGCCCGGCGCGGGAATGGGGCTCGGCCTGCACCTCGTGCGCATCGTGGCCGAGGCGCTCGGCGGACGGCTCGCGCTGCGCTCCGAGCCGGGCCGCGGCACGACGGCGGTGCTCGAGCTTCCGCCGGCGGGCGCCGCCGGCGCGGTCGGCCCGGAGGCGCGCGCGCGATGA